Below is a genomic region from Halodesulfovibrio sp..
GTTAAGTGCATTAATATGATAGAGCAAACGAATCTCAATTATACATTGCTTGAAGGTGTCCCGCGTTTGGCTGGGCATTAAAAAGAGCGGGAGAGTAGCGTGGCTGTATCAACAAATGTGCTGACTATGGAAGATGACCCCGTTGTACGGGAGACCATTGCAGCATATCTAATCGATGAAGGGTATAGCGTAACACAGGCAGAAAGCGGGTTGCAGGGGCTTGCATTAATTAAAGAAAAAAATATCGACGCTATCCTGCTGGATTGGCGTCTTCCTGATATTTCCGGTGGCGAGGTTCTTTCAAGGCTTGCAAAAATGAATCCTACGATTCCGGTAATCGTGGTTTCCGGTACTGATGAGGTTGAAGAAGTTATTGAGGCGTTGCAGCGTGGAGCATGGGATTATCTGCGCAAGCCGCTGAAGAACATGGATATACTTATCGAAGCAATTGTTCGAAATCTGAATAGAGCACGGATGATGAAAGAAGCTGCTCTTGAAGGTGAACATTTAAAAGAGCTTGTCCGTAGTCGTACCGAAGAATTAGAGCGTGCCAATGCGTTGCTGCGGCGCGAAGCAAAAGAGCGGCAGGAGTACGCTGCTGCATTGAAAGAAAGTGAAGCCCGCTTCCGGCAGCTGGTTGAAACTGTGCGTGAAGCGTTTTTTGTACGGAATGCCATTACAAAAGAGTTTATTTATGTAAGCCCCGCTGCAACGGAATTGTTCGGGCTTACACCGGATCAATTGGCGCTGGATTCTGGGTTGTTGCTAGAGCTATTACATCCTGATGACAGAAATGATGCTGTTGACCGGATGCTGAAAATTTATATTAACCAGACACCGGATAATTTTGAATATCGATTTATCGTCGGAAAGGTAAAAGCTCTTAAGTGGATAGGATTCCGCATTTTTCCTGTAAAAGATGCCAACGGCGTTGTGTATCGTCATGTAGGTGTTGCAGAAGATATTACAGAGCGTAAGCATGCGCATGATGCGCTATGTGCTTCTCTGCGAGAAAAAGATATTCTTTTCAAAGAGGTGCATCACCGTGTGAAGAATAATTTGCAGCTGGTTTCAAGCCTTTTGAGCCTACAGGCGCAGCGAATTTTGAACTTAGAAGACCGTGAACGCTTTCTCGATTCTCAACGGCGCATACAATCAATGACACTGGTGCATGAAGAGTTGTACCGGACTGATGATCTTTCGTGTATCGACTTTAGTTACTATGTTGAACAATTGGCACGACGGATTGAGCAAGCTTTTTTAGCGACGGTGCCAGTTGATCTCGAAATGAATTTAGAAAAAATTTATTTGTCTGTAGATACAGCAATGCCGTGCGGGCTTATTTTGAATGAACTTATTTCTAACGTGTACAAACACGCTTTTATTGGAAAAGAACGTGGACGCCTGTTCCTTTCCACAGGATTGCAGGACGGTCAGCTTATCTTAAAAGTGGTTGATGATGGCGTTGGGTTCCCAAAAGATTTTGATATTGCCCAGTCCGATTCTCTCGGAATGCAGGTTGTGAATGAGCTGGTAGAGCAGCTTTCCGCGAAACTTACGATTTCTGTTGATAATGGAACAGAATTCAAACTTTCATTTTCAGATGCAAGTCTGTGTCTGTTACCTTAGAGTTTTTAGCACATTCAGAAGGAGTGTATCTTCAGCAAGATGCACTCCTTTTTTGCATTCAAGCTCTGTAAACCGGCGTACGGTAGTTTGTTTCGGTAACGTCGGATGATATGCAATAAAGGGTACTGCACCTTGTGCGTGAGCTTTGGTCGTCGCAGGGGTAAGATGATCTGCCGTTACTGCAATACATGCTTCCGGCATCTCGCGTAGCAACACAGGCAGCAATTCAGCATCAATTCTTTCTATGGCGCTACGTTTTCCTTTTGCATCGCCTATGTGCCCGTAATGGTCAGGTGCGTCTACGTGAATAAACGCAATGGTATTTTCTGGTGCCTGTAAGTAAGAGATAGCAGCATAGGCTTTTTTTGCCAGATCAGTGTCAGGCAGTCCCGTGAAAGAAGTATCTTTGATAACATCCAAGCCTGCCATATGTCCCAGACCGTGCAGCAGAGGGGTTCCGGAGATGATGCAGCCATTTGTGCCGTGCTTATCGGGAAAGTTCGGCAATGAGTAAGGGCTGCCTTGCCCCCATAGCCACATGCAATTGGTTTTATCTGTACATTGAGAAAGAACTTTTGGAGCCGTCTTAATAACTTGTTGGAGTTGCTCAGGGTATTGTGCAACTTGGGCTTGAAGAGGCGTTTGCTGCAACATATGCGGTCCACATGTTTGCAATTCGGGCAGTTTCTTATTTCGCAGTATTTCGTTGTGCGCTTTTAGTTGAGCATGCCCATCTTTTTGGAGCAGCAGGAGGCGATAGCTTTTATTTGCAACGACAGTGATATTGCCATGATGTGCAAAGGCGTTGTTGAGAGCTGCAACAATGTTTTGCGCTTCTTCTGACGTTATGGACGAGGCGCACGGCGTGGTAATCAAATCATTTTCTGTGCAGCATAGCGTAACACGCCAGATAAGATCATCTGAACATGCTGAAATTCCTAATGCCTGTGCCTCAATCGGGGCGCGTCCTTGATGATATATGGTAGGATTATAGCCGAGTAACGACATGTTACCTACATCAGAATCGGGACTGAAGCCTACTGGGATTGTATAGCAAAGACCCGCCACACTGTGGCGGGTCATGATGTCTAGAACAGGTGTGTTTGCACGTTCTAAAGGGGTACCTTCAGGACATAGCGAGGGGGCATCGGCTGCACCATCTGCTATGCACACAATAATCTTATGCATTCTTATAGAATCCGGTAGAAAACAGGCTCTTCAAGTACGAGACCTTTTTCTTTCATTCCCTCTACAGCTTTGTGGACAGCTTCGGCACGTGCTTCATGGGTAAGGAATACCACTGAAGCCGTAGTTTCTGTGCCGTCTTTCTGTATTGCCTGTGCAATAGAGATATCTTCTTCGGCAAGAGTACCTGCAAGATCACGCAGAACGCCAGGAACATCTTTCACCATTACACGGAAGTAGTATTTAGATGTTGCATCTTCTGGTGCAAGAATATCGGCTCGTGGCGGAACTTGTTCAACGTACCCTGTATTATTCGGGTTTGCATCGCGTGCAATGGTGAGAATATCACCCATTACAGCACTTGCGGTTGCAAGATCGCCAGCTCCCTGACCATGCATAAAGATAGGACCACATGCGTTGCCTTCGAGACGAACCGCATTATATGCGCCGCCTACACGGGCAATGAGCAGGGTGTGGTGTACCAGCATAGGGAACACACCAGCCTCAATTTTACCATCAACGTTACGCACTTGACCAAGCAGTTTTACACGGTAGCCAAACTCGCGGGCGAATTCGATATCCTTAGGATGAATTTTAGAAACACCAACGACCGGCAATTCGGTGAACGGGTATTCTACACCAAAAGCAAGGCGGGTAAGCAGACATAATTTATGCGCTGCATCAAAGCCCTCGATATCTAACGTCGGGTCTGCTTCTGCGAAGCCAAGTTCCTGAGCTGCTTTTAATGCGGTATCGAAATCAAGCTTCTTGGTAGTCATTTCGGACAGAATATAGTTTGCTGTGCCGTTAAGAATACCAACAAGGCTTTGTACCTGATTGCCCGCAAGGTTTTGCTTTAAGCTGTCCAAAATAGGAATAGCGCCACAAACGCTTGCTTCGTATGTAAGGTGCACATTGTGTTCTTGTGCAAGGGCAAAAAGATCGTGCCCGTCTTCAGCAAGCAGAGCTTTGTTAGCAGTTACAATGTGCTTACCTGCTTTAATTGCTTTGGTGATGAGCGATTTAGCTGCATCAAGCCCGCCAATAAGCTCAACAAGAACATCCACTTCAGGGTCTTCAACAAGGATTGCAGGATCGTCTGTCAATACAGTTCCTTCAGGAAGTTCTGCTGCACGGGATTTGGATACATCACGTACGAGAACAGACTTTACAACAATCTCTCTTCCGGTACGGGCAACAAGAGAGTCACGGTTTTCTTTAATAACTTTCAGAAGACCACTGCCAACGGTACCGAAACCGGCAATGGCTAGAACGAGGGGCTTATTCCTTGGCACAAATACATCCTTCTTTCTGGAAAAACTTTTTAATTCCACGACATGCTTGATTTATACGGTGTTCGTTTTCAATAAGTGAGAAGCGAACATAATCGTCCCCAAAGTGCCCGAAACCAAGTCCCGGCGAAACTGCAACCTTAGCTTCAAGCAGCAGTTTTTTAGCAAATTCAACTGATCCCATTTTTTTGAATGGTTCAGGAATTTCTGCCCAAACAAACATGGTGGCTTTTGGGGATGGAACGTTCCATCCTGCACGTTCGAGACCATCAATTAATGCGTCGCGGCGTTTTTGGTATGTGTCGACAATTTCCTGCACACAATCATCAGGACCATTTAATGCAACAGTCGCAGCAATCTGAATTGGCTGGAAGATACCATAATCAAGATATGACTTAATTCTAGTAAGGGCATGAACCAGCTTTTTGTTACCAGCACAAAAGCCTACTCGCCAGCCAGCCATAGAGTAGCTTTTTGACATGGAGTAAAATTCTACACCTACATCTTTTGCTCCTTCTGCCTGAAGGAAGCTTGGTGGAACATATCCGTCAAAAGCTAAGTCTGCGTATGCCATGTCATGGATAACATACACATTATGTTTTTTAGCCCAGTCTACAACTTTCTGGAAAAATTCAGGAGTAGCCAGCTCAGTTGTCGGGTTGTGTGGATAGCTGAGCATCAGCACTTTTGGCTGCGGCCATGTTTGCTGTGTAGCAGTTGTCAAATCCTCAAAAAAATCTCGTCCCTTTCCTATCGGAATCCTGCGAACATCCGCACCAGCGATAATAGCGGCGTATGTATGGATAGGGTAGGTAGGGTCTGGAGCAAAAACTACATCACCCGGTGAGAGCATGGCAAGGGCGAGATGCGCAAGACCTTCCTTGGCACCCATGGTTGCGATAGCTTCACTATCGGGGTCGAGGTAGACGTCATATTTTCTTTGATACCAGTCACAAATAGCTTTACGCAAGTTCGGAATGCCCTTGGAAGCTGAGTAACGATGGTTAACGCCTTTTTGTGCCGCCTCGGTAAGTTTATCCACAATGTGGTCAGGAGTAGGGAGGTCGGGGTTTCCCATACCCATATCGATGACGTCAATGTTTTGGTGTCGCAGTTCCATTTTTAAATCATTAACAACTGCGAATACATAGGGTGGAAGTCGGTCGATTCTTGGGAATTCATTCATAGCGTATACATCCTCTGGCATATTCATTTTTAACCCAGAGTACATATAGTGGCTGCACCTGTAAAGTCAGTAGCGACAGTAACTTTGAGAGGAAAGGTGTTTTTTGATGATTTTATCATCAGAAAATTGGGGAAAAAGTGAAAAAAATATCAAAAAAATAAAACGAAAAATGTAAAAAAATAAAAAAGAACCGGCAGCAGCCCCGATGATGCTACCGGTTCAGGGAATTACCACAGGTATTCATAATCTAATGAATGAGTGGTAAGGAGGTCGAGTTATTGGTCATATAGCTCTTTTTTGAGCCATTTTTTGATTTCCGGTGTAGGTTTGAACAATCCTTTCAGGTCGCCATATTCGGCGAGGAAAGTATTTGCGACACGTGCAGGTAATGGTACTTCAATAAGATCAATTGCTGCTTCGGAATTTCTGCGTACGAGCCGAACAACAGGTTGGTCGCCCCATGTGTCTACTACAAAATATGTTGAGTAATCTGACTTTGACCGTACAGGTGGATACTCTGCATGCCAGTCGTTGTTCCCCCACTCAAGGTACATAGTCACTGCGTGTTCGGGACTCATGTTCCAGTCAATTTGTAAATCGCTGAATTGTGCAAGGTTACTCATTGTTCCTCCAATATAGTCAATGGCTATATGTACAGTCCTATTCAGTCTCTGATGAATGGCGGGGAGAACTGCCACACTCTCCC
It encodes:
- a CDS encoding aminotransferase class I/II-fold pyridoxal phosphate-dependent enzyme — translated: MNEFPRIDRLPPYVFAVVNDLKMELRHQNIDVIDMGMGNPDLPTPDHIVDKLTEAAQKGVNHRYSASKGIPNLRKAICDWYQRKYDVYLDPDSEAIATMGAKEGLAHLALAMLSPGDVVFAPDPTYPIHTYAAIIAGADVRRIPIGKGRDFFEDLTTATQQTWPQPKVLMLSYPHNPTTELATPEFFQKVVDWAKKHNVYVIHDMAYADLAFDGYVPPSFLQAEGAKDVGVEFYSMSKSYSMAGWRVGFCAGNKKLVHALTRIKSYLDYGIFQPIQIAATVALNGPDDCVQEIVDTYQKRRDALIDGLERAGWNVPSPKATMFVWAEIPEPFKKMGSVEFAKKLLLEAKVAVSPGLGFGHFGDDYVRFSLIENEHRINQACRGIKKFFQKEGCICAKE
- a CDS encoding response regulator, whose amino-acid sequence is MAVSTNVLTMEDDPVVRETIAAYLIDEGYSVTQAESGLQGLALIKEKNIDAILLDWRLPDISGGEVLSRLAKMNPTIPVIVVSGTDEVEEVIEALQRGAWDYLRKPLKNMDILIEAIVRNLNRARMMKEAALEGEHLKELVRSRTEELERANALLRREAKERQEYAAALKESEARFRQLVETVREAFFVRNAITKEFIYVSPAATELFGLTPDQLALDSGLLLELLHPDDRNDAVDRMLKIYINQTPDNFEYRFIVGKVKALKWIGFRIFPVKDANGVVYRHVGVAEDITERKHAHDALCASLREKDILFKEVHHRVKNNLQLVSSLLSLQAQRILNLEDRERFLDSQRRIQSMTLVHEELYRTDDLSCIDFSYYVEQLARRIEQAFLATVPVDLEMNLEKIYLSVDTAMPCGLILNELISNVYKHAFIGKERGRLFLSTGLQDGQLILKVVDDGVGFPKDFDIAQSDSLGMQVVNELVEQLSAKLTISVDNGTEFKLSFSDASLCLLP
- a CDS encoding homoserine dehydrogenase, with product MPRNKPLVLAIAGFGTVGSGLLKVIKENRDSLVARTGREIVVKSVLVRDVSKSRAAELPEGTVLTDDPAILVEDPEVDVLVELIGGLDAAKSLITKAIKAGKHIVTANKALLAEDGHDLFALAQEHNVHLTYEASVCGAIPILDSLKQNLAGNQVQSLVGILNGTANYILSEMTTKKLDFDTALKAAQELGFAEADPTLDIEGFDAAHKLCLLTRLAFGVEYPFTELPVVGVSKIHPKDIEFAREFGYRVKLLGQVRNVDGKIEAGVFPMLVHHTLLIARVGGAYNAVRLEGNACGPIFMHGQGAGDLATASAVMGDILTIARDANPNNTGYVEQVPPRADILAPEDATSKYYFRVMVKDVPGVLRDLAGTLAEEDISIAQAIQKDGTETTASVVFLTHEARAEAVHKAVEGMKEKGLVLEEPVFYRIL
- a CDS encoding DVU0772 family protein, whose product is MSNLAQFSDLQIDWNMSPEHAVTMYLEWGNNDWHAEYPPVRSKSDYSTYFVVDTWGDQPVVRLVRRNSEAAIDLIEVPLPARVANTFLAEYGDLKGLFKPTPEIKKWLKKELYDQ
- a CDS encoding alkaline phosphatase family protein; protein product: MHKIIVCIADGAADAPSLCPEGTPLERANTPVLDIMTRHSVAGLCYTIPVGFSPDSDVGNMSLLGYNPTIYHQGRAPIEAQALGISACSDDLIWRVTLCCTENDLITTPCASSITSEEAQNIVAALNNAFAHHGNITVVANKSYRLLLLQKDGHAQLKAHNEILRNKKLPELQTCGPHMLQQTPLQAQVAQYPEQLQQVIKTAPKVLSQCTDKTNCMWLWGQGSPYSLPNFPDKHGTNGCIISGTPLLHGLGHMAGLDVIKDTSFTGLPDTDLAKKAYAAISYLQAPENTIAFIHVDAPDHYGHIGDAKGKRSAIERIDAELLPVLLREMPEACIAVTADHLTPATTKAHAQGAVPFIAYHPTLPKQTTVRRFTELECKKGVHLAEDTLLLNVLKTLR